GCATCATTCCCGGCGGCGGCGCCACGCAGCGCCTGCCGCGCCTGGTCGGCCGCGCCTGGGCGCTCGACATGCTGCTGATGGGCGAGCCGATCGACGCCGAACGGGCACTGCACATCGGCCTGGTCACGCGCCTGGTGGACGACGCCGATCTGCTGCCGACCGTGCAGCGCATGGCCGAGCACCTGGCCAGCTTCGCGCCGCTGGTGCCGCGCTACATGAAGGCGATGGTGCATGCCGGCATGGAAGGCAGCCTGGCGGCGGGTCTGGCCATGGAGAAGTTCGCGCAGGCCGGCCTGTGCGAGACGGCGGACAAGAAGGAAGGCCTGGCGGCGTTCATGCAAAAGCGCCCGCCAAAGTGGACCGGGCGCTGAGAGGGTCGACTTAAACCACTTCAGGCCTCGGCCTTGGCAATACCTCCGCCGGCGCGGTCGGTGCTGCGCAGCATCTGCACCTCGGGCGGGCGTTTGGGCCAGCCCGGCATCATCAGCCACATGCGCAGCAGGTGGCGCTTGCGGTCGCCCTGCGGCCAGTCCCGATAATCCGCCCGCGCGTGCAGCAGCACGCGGTTGTTGACGAACTGCACCGTGGCCGGGTCGATTACCATGTCGATCTTCATTTCCGGGCGCCCGGCCACCGCCTGCAGGCAGGCGATGGCCTCCTGTTCGATGGCGGGCAGCGCCTCACGCGGCTCGCCGTTTGGCCCGCGGATGGCCGCTGGCAGAAAAAAGCAGTCCGGCTCGCCGGTCAGGAAACTGAACACCGGAATGCGGTGCCCGGTCACCGCCGGCTGATCGCTCTTGATGACCGTCTCGCTGCCGTAGTGAAAGCCGCGGTACAGCGGCTCGATCAGGTCCGGCCGTTCGGCCAGGATGGCGTTGTGCACGGCAAACGAGCTCATCAGCGGCGTGGCACCGCCCTGCATGGCCGGCGTGAGACACATCAGGCCGGTCACGTCCACGGGGTCCATGTGCACCTCGATCGGCCCGCCGATGCCGTAGTAGCGGCCGACCTCGCCGCGATCCTGCACGTGGCCCAGGCGATCGCCGCGCTGGCTTTGCGACACCACAACTCCCAAGTGCGAGCCCAGGCCCCACAGGATGATGCCCAGTTCATCGTCGCTGTAGCGCGCCCGGTCGATGCCCTGCAGGCGCACGAAGCCACGACCGCGGTGCAGGATGTCGGCCATGTGGCGCAGGTCGCCGGCCAGCGCCGGCAGGTCGAATACCTCAGGCGTGACTTCGTCCAGGCTCAGGCCACCGTCGCGCACGCGGCGCACCGCGCGGTCGATGTCGGCCAGTGCCTCGCCGGACAGGGTATAAACCCAGTCGGCCGGGTCGCGGTAGTCGGTGCCGCGCCACACGCAGGCGCCGGTGACGGGTCGGTGCAGGCTCATGGTGTCTCCCCCTTGTTCGGTGCCGCCCTGGCCGTGATGATATGCCGCTGAACGACCGACCGGCCAGCAGGCCGCCCCGCCCATTGCCCCTGAGGAGAAACGCCATGAAACCCATGCCCGGCATGCTGACGCCCGAGACCCTGCCCTCCGGCACGCTCGACCCGCTCCAGTTCGCCAAGTATTCCGAGGAGAAGGCCAACGTCGTGCCGGTGTACGCCGACAGCGAGGATCTTGGCATCGTGTCCTGGAATCTGCTGCCCGGCCAGGCCAACGAGTCGCACTCCCACCCCTACGCCGCGCACTGTTTCGTGATCGTCGAAGGCGAAGGCCATTACCTGAAGGGCCAGCCCGGCACGGCCGAATACGCCGAGTACCCGATCAAGGCCGGGCAGACGGTGGTGATTCCGCGCAACCAGGTGCACGGCATCCGCAACACC
This Immundisolibacter cernigliae DNA region includes the following protein-coding sequences:
- a CDS encoding TauD/TfdA family dioxygenase translates to MSLHRPVTGACVWRGTDYRDPADWVYTLSGEALADIDRAVRRVRDGGLSLDEVTPEVFDLPALAGDLRHMADILHRGRGFVRLQGIDRARYSDDELGIILWGLGSHLGVVVSQSQRGDRLGHVQDRGEVGRYYGIGGPIEVHMDPVDVTGLMCLTPAMQGGATPLMSSFAVHNAILAERPDLIEPLYRGFHYGSETVIKSDQPAVTGHRIPVFSFLTGEPDCFFLPAAIRGPNGEPREALPAIEQEAIACLQAVAGRPEMKIDMVIDPATVQFVNNRVLLHARADYRDWPQGDRKRHLLRMWLMMPGWPKRPPEVQMLRSTDRAGGGIAKAEA
- a CDS encoding cupin domain-containing protein; translated protein: MKPMPGMLTPETLPSGTLDPLQFAKYSEEKANVVPVYADSEDLGIVSWNLLPGQANESHSHPYAAHCFVIVEGEGHYLKGQPGTAEYAEYPIKAGQTVVIPRNQVHGIRNTGKTPLSYFGITTTAGGEYARVVDGVVHKY